One Dehalococcoidales bacterium genomic window carries:
- a CDS encoding Mrp/NBP35 family ATP-binding protein, producing MVTEEQIRQELKDLVVPGLTRTVGSMNLILDTKIEEKKVTLTLAAAGMATLVQGVLKAKITKIIKGFDEEIEVEVNYENIKPGVLNKIKNVVAIMSGKGGVGKSLVAGLTAVSLRRMGYNVGILDADITGPSVPKMFGVTDRPIGDETGILPVLSKSGIRVMSINLLLPVEDDAVIWRGPLIARAIEQFWQDVHWGELDYLVIDLPPGTSDAALTVMQSIPVTGAVVVYTPQDLAMMIVRKAFSMAKNMDKPVLGVVENMSYIYIPELDQKMELFGASQAEMMVKAAGAPLLAQIPVDPNLAKLVDEGRVEDYEADFIIPMGENILKSITEKVPAKKAEKED from the coding sequence ATGGTAACCGAAGAACAGATAAGGCAAGAACTTAAAGATTTAGTAGTTCCCGGCCTTACAAGAACCGTCGGCAGTATGAATTTGATTTTGGATACCAAAATTGAAGAAAAGAAAGTCACTTTAACATTGGCCGCGGCAGGAATGGCGACACTGGTTCAGGGGGTTTTAAAGGCTAAGATTACTAAAATTATTAAAGGGTTTGATGAAGAAATCGAAGTTGAAGTTAATTACGAAAACATTAAACCCGGTGTATTAAACAAAATTAAAAATGTTGTAGCCATCATGAGCGGTAAGGGCGGTGTAGGTAAATCCTTGGTTGCCGGTTTAACTGCCGTTTCGCTTAGAAGAATGGGTTATAATGTGGGTATCTTAGATGCCGATATTACCGGCCCCAGCGTTCCTAAAATGTTCGGGGTTACCGATAGGCCTATCGGAGATGAAACCGGCATTTTACCTGTTTTATCTAAATCCGGTATCAGGGTAATGTCAATTAACCTTCTTTTACCGGTCGAAGATGATGCCGTTATTTGGCGCGGCCCGTTAATTGCCAGGGCGATTGAACAGTTTTGGCAGGACGTTCACTGGGGCGAGCTGGATTACCTTGTTATAGACCTTCCTCCGGGGACATCTGATGCCGCTTTAACCGTAATGCAGTCAATCCCCGTAACCGGTGCCGTTGTTGTTTACACCCCGCAAGATTTGGCGATGATGATTGTCAGAAAGGCTTTCAGCATGGCTAAGAATATGGATAAACCCGTTTTGGGCGTTGTCGAAAATATGAGCTATATTTATATTCCCGAGTTAGATCAAAAAATGGAACTTTTCGGTGCCAGCCAGGCCGAAATGATGGTTAAAGCTGCCGGCGCTCCGCTTTTGGCGCAGATTCCGGTCGATCCGAATCTTGCCAAACTGGTTGACGAGGGCAGGGTTGAAGATTATGAAGCCGATTTTATTATCCCGATGGGCGAGAATATCTTAAAATCAATCACCGAAAAAGTACCGGCCAAGAAAGCCGAAAAAGAAGACTAA
- a CDS encoding MMPL family transporter, with amino-acid sequence MFRKLGGFTSKFKYLIILFWVGIAVYMAMFAPTLSETGKLDTSGFLPEGTESAKAAELVTEYFPDEVNDSSITIVIHNPDGINASDTAFVQFFSDWLNNEGVSGGIESVTSIFTDPTLAPNLISPDNTTMLVNVGLNTAVSGKTSDEILESVRNYVIGNNSSTSLQVYVSGEVGIMNDMISTLMKSIDLTTIVTLILVIVLLLFIYRSPIAMLVPLLTIGAAYLVSRGVLGYMGEWGISLWSQLDVIIIVLIFGVGTDYCLFMVSRYKEELRHSTSRLEALRNTVGSIGSVITASAFAVIIGVAGLAVAEYGMLETMGLALSVAVLITFLASLTLTPAISALFGKIMFWPGKHADTSKPKTEPVKENAFWRGISKITTKHSFIVVLLVAIILAVPYIPYSKMTLSFDTLSELSADSDSIKGFDVLGKHFDIGKMMPTTVILPVSSGSALSSEALKEIDLISSDIAALNGVSGVISLVSPSGNGEALAILTVSGQINILLEQLNAAIGNASADPTALFDPATAQMFQLLGGYLQELGTAFPAVTAEPSYIAALTVLNNINEAMANINPQNIDMATLPALLASFQQSIGEFVQALSGLGNYFVTNGNPYYVPQTLVSIYPEFNQLIDTFVSSDSKAVKLIVTLSDYPYAEMAMDTIQDIKGLIHNGNAYTYFDTNESAVGGASSAMLDVRSVLEVDFTKIIVVVLAGVFIILCLLLRSFIAPLYILGIVTFAYGATMGISSWIFTDLLGQSGVSFAVPIIVFVLMIAIGADYNIFMMSRVREEAHNKSMKEAITKTVMSTGYVIMACGLILGGTFLAMVLSPIQTMFQIGVAVAIGVFLEAFVVVPLLLPAIANIFGRVNWWPFGHKKLGIKKD; translated from the coding sequence ATGTTTAGAAAATTAGGGGGTTTTACCTCTAAGTTCAAGTACCTGATTATTCTTTTTTGGGTCGGGATTGCTGTTTATATGGCGATGTTTGCCCCGACCTTAAGTGAAACGGGTAAATTGGATACATCCGGTTTCTTGCCCGAAGGGACCGAATCGGCAAAAGCCGCTGAACTGGTTACAGAATATTTTCCGGATGAAGTTAACGATTCTTCAATAACGATTGTAATCCATAATCCGGATGGGATTAATGCTTCCGATACGGCTTTTGTACAATTTTTTTCGGACTGGCTTAACAATGAAGGCGTTTCAGGCGGGATTGAATCGGTAACATCAATTTTTACCGACCCGACACTGGCTCCGAATTTGATTTCTCCGGATAATACCACGATGCTTGTTAACGTTGGATTAAATACGGCGGTATCGGGTAAAACTTCCGACGAGATTTTGGAATCGGTTCGAAATTATGTTATCGGAAACAACAGTTCAACTTCTTTACAGGTTTATGTTTCGGGCGAAGTCGGCATTATGAACGATATGATTAGTACTTTGATGAAAAGTATCGATCTTACAACTATTGTGACCTTAATTCTGGTGATTGTGCTGCTCCTTTTTATCTACCGCTCGCCGATTGCTATGCTTGTACCTTTATTAACTATCGGTGCTGCATACCTGGTTAGCCGCGGAGTGCTGGGTTATATGGGCGAGTGGGGGATTAGTCTCTGGTCTCAACTCGATGTTATTATTATCGTCTTAATATTCGGGGTGGGTACCGATTATTGTTTGTTTATGGTCTCAAGATACAAAGAAGAGCTCAGGCATAGCACCAGCCGTTTGGAAGCCTTACGCAATACCGTTGGTTCAATCGGTTCGGTTATCACCGCCAGCGCCTTTGCGGTTATTATCGGTGTTGCCGGTTTGGCTGTTGCCGAATACGGAATGTTAGAAACTATGGGGCTCGCTTTATCCGTTGCTGTTTTGATTACTTTCCTTGCTTCCCTGACCTTAACCCCCGCAATTTCGGCCCTTTTTGGGAAAATAATGTTTTGGCCCGGAAAACATGCCGATACTTCCAAACCCAAAACGGAACCGGTTAAAGAAAACGCTTTTTGGCGCGGAATCTCTAAAATAACAACTAAACACTCATTTATTGTTGTTCTTTTGGTTGCGATTATCCTTGCGGTTCCTTATATTCCGTACTCGAAGATGACTTTATCTTTTGATACGTTATCGGAACTCTCAGCCGATTCCGATTCAATCAAAGGGTTTGATGTTTTAGGCAAACATTTCGATATCGGAAAAATGATGCCGACTACCGTGATTTTACCCGTTAGCTCCGGCAGCGCCCTTTCAAGCGAGGCATTAAAAGAGATTGATTTAATATCATCCGATATCGCGGCCTTAAACGGGGTTTCGGGAGTGATATCCCTTGTTTCTCCTTCGGGTAACGGAGAAGCGCTTGCAATATTAACCGTGTCGGGGCAAATAAATATATTACTTGAGCAGTTAAACGCCGCTATCGGTAATGCTTCTGCCGATCCGACAGCACTTTTTGACCCTGCTACGGCACAGATGTTTCAACTTTTAGGGGGCTACTTGCAAGAATTAGGTACGGCCTTCCCTGCGGTTACCGCTGAGCCCTCCTATATCGCCGCTCTAACTGTCTTAAATAATATTAACGAGGCAATGGCAAATATCAATCCGCAAAATATTGATATGGCAACCCTGCCTGCTCTGTTAGCCTCGTTCCAACAGTCCATAGGGGAGTTTGTTCAGGCGCTTAGCGGTCTGGGAAATTATTTTGTGACAAACGGCAATCCTTATTATGTACCACAAACGTTAGTCTCAATATATCCCGAATTCAATCAGCTTATAGATACCTTTGTCTCTTCCGATTCCAAGGCGGTTAAACTGATTGTGACGCTTAGCGATTACCCGTATGCCGAAATGGCAATGGATACAATTCAGGATATCAAAGGCCTTATCCATAACGGGAATGCATATACATATTTTGATACCAATGAATCGGCGGTCGGCGGCGCATCTTCGGCAATGTTGGATGTACGTTCCGTACTCGAGGTTGATTTTACCAAGATTATAGTTGTTGTTTTGGCGGGTGTTTTTATAATTTTGTGCTTGCTTCTGCGCAGTTTTATTGCCCCGCTCTACATTCTGGGCATTGTTACTTTTGCTTACGGTGCCACCATGGGAATTTCTTCGTGGATCTTTACCGACCTGTTGGGGCAATCGGGGGTTAGTTTTGCGGTGCCGATTATTGTGTTCGTGCTGATGATTGCCATTGGCGCCGATTACAATATCTTTATGATGTCGCGTGTTCGTGAAGAAGCCCATAATAAATCAATGAAAGAAGCGATAACCAAAACGGTAATGAGCACCGGTTATGTGATTATGGCCTGTGGTTTGATATTGGGAGGCACTTTCCTTGCGATGGTTCTCTCTCCGATTCAAACAATGTTCCAAATCGGCGTTGCGGTTGCTATAGGAGTCTTTTTGGAAGCCTTTGTTGTCGTGCCTTTGTTGTTACCGGCGATAGCAAATATCTTCGGAAGAGTGAATTGGTGGCCGTTTGGGCATAAAAAGCTGGGAATCAAGAAGGATTAA
- the modA gene encoding molybdate ABC transporter substrate-binding protein, translating into MIARKLLKTAVLLIVAAMVLPIAACSDKPAENITLNISAAASLTDVLEEINSVYMDANPNIKIISNYAASGTLQTQIEQGADCDVFISAAAKQIDNLENKALLLENTRVNVLKNSIALIVRKDTKLELNSFEGLIADDVKLIAVGDPSFVPAGTYSYEALDLLKITDGLKDKLILGSTVRDVLAYVETGNVDAGLVFLTDAVLIDSIKVVAIAPDQINSKIVYPGAVIKASANPDAAIAYLNYLCGAEASAVFEKYGFSPIFE; encoded by the coding sequence ATGATAGCAAGAAAATTGTTAAAAACTGCGGTGCTTTTGATTGTGGCGGCTATGGTTTTACCGATAGCGGCTTGCAGTGACAAACCGGCGGAAAATATCACACTGAATATATCAGCCGCGGCAAGTTTAACCGATGTTTTGGAAGAAATAAATTCCGTATACATGGATGCTAATCCGAATATCAAAATTATTTCCAACTATGCCGCCTCAGGTACCTTACAAACCCAAATTGAACAAGGCGCCGATTGTGATGTCTTTATTTCGGCAGCCGCCAAACAAATAGATAACCTCGAAAATAAAGCCCTCCTCCTGGAAAATACGCGCGTTAATGTCCTTAAAAACAGCATTGCACTGATTGTGCGTAAAGATACTAAATTAGAATTAAATTCGTTTGAGGGACTTATTGCCGATGACGTTAAACTGATTGCCGTCGGAGATCCCTCGTTTGTTCCCGCCGGAACATACTCTTACGAGGCACTTGATTTATTAAAAATTACCGACGGTTTAAAAGATAAATTGATACTGGGCAGTACGGTTAGGGATGTTTTAGCTTATGTGGAAACCGGTAACGTAGATGCCGGGTTGGTCTTTTTAACCGATGCCGTTTTAATCGATTCAATTAAAGTTGTGGCGATTGCCCCGGATCAAATCAATTCTAAAATCGTTTATCCGGGGGCTGTTATTAAGGCTTCCGCAAACCCCGATGCGGCAATTGCTTATCTTAACTATCTTTGCGGTGCAGAAGCATCGGCTGTTTTTGAAAAGTACGGATTTAGTCCGATATTTGAGTAA
- a CDS encoding DUF134 domain-containing protein: MGRRPLRRRVGFVPSVSRFIPAGRQRSMVEGVRLTVEDLEAIRLKDIEELELEDCAHEMNVSRTTFSRILDSARKKIAEAILNGKEIIIEGGNFEIAPIRRFSCPRGDKWYTTGENVTEQLPKNCPMRNKQ, encoded by the coding sequence ATGGGTAGACGACCTTTGCGCCGCAGGGTGGGTTTTGTTCCGTCGGTTAGCAGGTTTATTCCGGCAGGCAGGCAGCGCTCCATGGTTGAGGGAGTAAGACTTACCGTTGAGGATTTGGAGGCTATTCGTTTAAAGGATATTGAAGAGTTGGAGCTTGAAGATTGTGCCCATGAAATGAATGTATCGCGCACCACTTTTTCGCGTATATTGGATTCGGCGCGCAAGAAAATCGCCGAGGCCATTCTGAACGGAAAAGAAATCATAATTGAGGGCGGTAATTTTGAAATAGCGCCAATCCGACGTTTTTCCTGCCCGCGGGGGGATAAATGGTATACAACCGGGGAAAACGTTACAGAGCAACTGCCTAAAAACTGTCCGATGCGCAATAAACAGTAA
- the efp gene encoding elongation factor P yields MDVADIRKNIKLLIDGTPYNVEDLEFTKPGKGRAIYRVKLRSLLDGTIIDKTLHSGEKVDEAQTTYREEQFLYKDGDEYIFMNTETFEQLHISETQIGDRKLFLKEGMLIDMLMFEDQPVEITLPNFIEAEVLESDIAIKAQTISPQLKAATIETGAVIGVPTFINVGDIIKVDTRTGVYVERINKK; encoded by the coding sequence ATGGATGTTGCGGATATACGTAAAAACATTAAACTTTTGATTGACGGAACCCCCTATAACGTGGAAGATCTTGAATTCACCAAGCCCGGTAAAGGACGCGCAATCTACCGCGTTAAACTCAGAAGCTTGCTTGACGGGACTATTATCGATAAAACCCTCCATTCCGGAGAAAAAGTGGATGAAGCTCAAACGACATATCGCGAAGAGCAATTCCTTTATAAAGACGGCGACGAGTATATCTTTATGAATACCGAAACCTTTGAACAGTTACATATCAGCGAAACCCAAATCGGAGACAGGAAGTTGTTCTTAAAAGAGGGAATGCTGATTGATATGCTGATGTTTGAAGATCAGCCGGTTGAAATTACGCTTCCCAACTTTATTGAAGCCGAAGTATTGGAAAGCGATATTGCAATTAAAGCACAAACAATTTCTCCGCAATTAAAAGCCGCCACCATAGAAACCGGTGCAGTTATCGGTGTGCCGACTTTTATTAATGTCGGGGATATTATCAAAGTGGACACCCGTACCGGTGTATACGTAGAGCGTATTAACAAGAAATAG
- the acs gene encoding acetate--CoA ligase, translating into MSQDKSASPKEIPSILVVEDDKGLCNSIVNYLTQKNYHVVTVDSASAASALADKCFDVAVLPQETADAVGTDTLSGFIKEQANFKFIITSNNPTADSIAKWMKQGASDYVVAPYNDKELGKTIDSAMGIEKVKEEPKADTAKEGEEKSQEITSMMEETRVFPPSQGFVDKAAVSGLAHYKALYNWASKDMEGFWGQMAEQIDWFEKWDKVSDYTFTGKVDIKFFTGGKLNISYNCLDRHLNTWRKNKAAIIWQGEGEDEVRTFTYQEVHYEVSRFANVLKKLGVKKGDSVTIYMPMIPEAAFAMLACTRIGAVHSIVFSGFSGESLRDRILDCKSKLVITADGYHRNGQIVRCKDAADVAMKDCPDVKDIIIVKRLGLHINMYEGRDRWWHEEIEADDISSVCEPTVMDSEDPLFILYTSGSTGKPKGVLHTQGGYLLHTMQTMKWVFDVKDEDVFWCTADIGWVTGHSYVVYGPMATGATSFIYEGTPTYPKPDRMWQIVEKFKINTFYTAPTLIRALMREGEEWPKRHDLSSLRLLGTVGEPINPEAWMWYHRVIGREKCPIVDTWWQTETGGHLITPLPGAVPTKPGSATLPFPGVELTIVNAEGKEVETNEGGYLCIKKPWPGIMRTIYGDHTKFIDTYFKRFPNMYFTGDGARRDEDGYYWIMGRIDDVLNVSGHRIGTAEVESAFVSHPKVAEAAVVGIKHDVKGQGIYAFVTLKHGEKADKAVEKELKAHVRKVIGPIATPDKIQFAEGLPKTRSGKIMRRILVKIANGDVSNLGDITTLADPSVVELLVQERV; encoded by the coding sequence ATGTCTCAAGACAAATCCGCTTCCCCGAAAGAAATCCCTTCGATACTTGTCGTGGAAGACGATAAAGGTCTCTGCAATTCCATTGTGAATTACCTAACTCAAAAGAACTATCACGTCGTTACGGTCGACAGCGCCTCTGCGGCTTCGGCACTCGCCGATAAGTGCTTCGACGTAGCCGTACTCCCCCAGGAAACGGCCGACGCTGTTGGGACTGATACGCTTTCCGGGTTTATTAAAGAGCAAGCAAACTTTAAATTTATTATTACATCCAATAATCCGACCGCGGATTCAATTGCCAAATGGATGAAACAAGGGGCTTCCGACTATGTTGTCGCCCCTTATAACGACAAAGAACTGGGTAAGACAATCGATAGCGCCATGGGCATTGAAAAGGTTAAAGAAGAACCCAAAGCCGACACTGCCAAAGAGGGCGAAGAAAAGTCTCAAGAAATTACCTCAATGATGGAAGAAACAAGGGTATTCCCTCCATCGCAGGGATTTGTTGATAAAGCCGCCGTTTCAGGGTTAGCCCACTACAAAGCACTCTACAATTGGGCATCCAAGGACATGGAAGGGTTCTGGGGGCAAATGGCAGAACAGATTGATTGGTTTGAAAAATGGGATAAAGTCAGCGATTATACCTTTACCGGTAAGGTTGATATTAAATTCTTTACCGGCGGGAAATTGAACATCAGTTACAACTGCCTTGACCGCCATTTAAATACTTGGCGCAAAAATAAAGCAGCAATTATCTGGCAAGGCGAAGGCGAAGACGAAGTGCGGACTTTTACCTACCAGGAAGTACACTATGAAGTAAGCCGATTTGCAAATGTACTCAAAAAATTGGGCGTTAAAAAAGGTGATTCGGTCACAATTTATATGCCGATGATTCCCGAAGCCGCATTTGCAATGTTAGCCTGTACCCGCATCGGGGCGGTTCACAGCATCGTCTTTAGCGGATTTAGCGGCGAGTCGCTTCGGGACCGCATATTGGATTGCAAATCGAAACTGGTAATCACCGCCGACGGCTATCATCGCAACGGGCAAATTGTTCGCTGTAAAGACGCCGCGGATGTGGCAATGAAAGATTGTCCCGATGTTAAAGATATAATTATCGTAAAGCGTTTGGGATTACATATCAATATGTATGAAGGCCGAGACCGCTGGTGGCACGAAGAAATCGAAGCCGATGATATTTCGTCGGTTTGCGAGCCGACCGTAATGGATTCCGAAGACCCCTTATTTATTCTTTATACCAGCGGCAGCACCGGTAAACCCAAGGGGGTGTTACATACCCAAGGCGGCTATTTACTGCATACCATGCAGACTATGAAATGGGTTTTTGATGTTAAAGACGAAGACGTTTTCTGGTGTACTGCCGATATCGGATGGGTAACCGGCCACAGCTACGTTGTTTACGGGCCGATGGCAACCGGGGCAACCAGTTTTATTTACGAGGGTACGCCCACCTATCCTAAACCCGACCGAATGTGGCAAATTGTCGAAAAGTTTAAGATTAACACATTCTATACCGCTCCTACTTTAATCCGCGCGCTTATGCGTGAAGGCGAAGAGTGGCCCAAGAGACATGATTTATCAAGCCTAAGGCTTTTAGGCACCGTCGGTGAACCGATTAACCCTGAGGCTTGGATGTGGTATCATCGTGTTATCGGCCGTGAAAAATGCCCGATTGTCGACACATGGTGGCAGACCGAAACCGGCGGGCATCTGATTACCCCGCTCCCCGGTGCCGTACCAACCAAACCCGGTTCCGCAACCCTCCCCTTCCCCGGCGTGGAATTAACAATAGTTAACGCCGAAGGGAAAGAAGTCGAAACCAACGAGGGCGGCTATTTATGCATTAAAAAGCCATGGCCGGGCATAATGCGCACTATCTACGGCGACCATACGAAGTTTATTGATACATACTTTAAACGCTTCCCGAATATGTATTTTACCGGTGACGGGGCGCGCAGAGATGAGGACGGTTACTATTGGATTATGGGACGCATTGACGATGTTTTAAATGTTTCAGGGCATCGTATCGGCACCGCCGAAGTTGAAAGCGCTTTTGTTTCGCATCCCAAGGTTGCCGAAGCGGCTGTAGTCGGTATCAAGCACGATGTTAAGGGTCAAGGGATATATGCCTTTGTTACTCTAAAACACGGTGAAAAAGCAGACAAAGCCGTTGAGAAAGAACTTAAAGCCCACGTTAGAAAAGTAATCGGCCCGATTGCTACCCCCGATAAAATCCAGTTTGCGGAAGGGCTTCCCAAGACACGCAGCGGCAAGATTATGCGCCGTATATTGGTAAAAATCGCTAACGGCGATGTCAGTAATTTGGGTGATATCACCACACTGGCAGACCCGAGCGTCGTTGAATTATTGGTCCAAGAAAGGGTTTAG
- the modB gene encoding molybdate ABC transporter permease subunit, protein MNYLEPLLVSMKTVAATTVVTFFLGIAAARWMARYNGKFKSLIDGLFILPMVLPPTVVGYGLLLVFGVNGIIGKALLAIGEKVVFSWEATVIAATVMAFPIMYMTAKGAFEQVEPNIEAAARTLGAGEWRIFWTVTLPMAKAGILAATVLAFARSLGEFGATLMLAGNIAGKTQTIPIAIYFAIQAGDNQKAMILCLIVLAISFISLAAIAYWNGISKKMKPVKSAEVYS, encoded by the coding sequence ATGAATTATCTGGAACCATTGCTTGTATCAATGAAGACGGTTGCGGCAACAACCGTGGTCACCTTCTTTCTCGGGATTGCCGCAGCACGTTGGATGGCACGTTATAACGGTAAATTTAAAAGCCTGATTGACGGGCTGTTTATTCTGCCGATGGTCTTACCGCCGACCGTGGTCGGTTACGGGTTGCTACTGGTGTTTGGCGTTAACGGCATAATCGGAAAAGCACTGTTGGCAATCGGTGAAAAGGTTGTGTTCTCCTGGGAAGCAACGGTTATTGCGGCGACCGTTATGGCTTTCCCGATTATGTATATGACAGCCAAAGGTGCCTTTGAACAAGTTGAGCCCAATATTGAGGCCGCTGCGCGCACATTGGGTGCCGGAGAGTGGCGTATCTTTTGGACGGTAACCCTCCCGATGGCTAAAGCGGGGATACTGGCGGCAACCGTACTTGCTTTTGCGCGTTCTTTAGGAGAATTCGGCGCCACTTTAATGCTTGCCGGAAACATCGCCGGAAAAACACAAACAATTCCGATTGCTATCTATTTTGCAATTCAAGCCGGTGATAATCAAAAAGCGATGATTCTCTGTCTAATCGTCTTGGCAATCTCTTTTATTTCCCTTGCGGCGATTGCTTACTGGAACGGCATCTCCAAAAAGATGAAACCGGTCAAATCGGCCGAGGTCTATTCCTAA
- a CDS encoding amino acid--tRNA ligase-related protein, with translation MEDERKHLIGLKSNLKTRALIYKLIRKFFEDRGFLEIETPVRLPEIAPEAYITPIKSEEWFLSTSPELHMKRLLAARYQKIFQFGRCFRKGERGRLHNPEFTMLEWYYADKDYTTIVKQIEDLISYLGQEMGFSQIKYGSSVFDIATPWPQITVKDAYLKFAGWDPTTEVDPLKFDIDMAEKVIPGFAKDRPTVLLDYPSYASALARIKPDNAKVAERAEIFFGELELANIYSELIDVNEQKIRFHEAIEQIEKEQGQRMQMPQKFIDAVPFIPQCGGVALGIDRLVMLLCNADSIDRVIPFTSDSA, from the coding sequence ATGGAAGATGAAAGAAAACATCTTATCGGGCTCAAGTCTAATTTAAAAACAAGGGCTCTAATTTACAAATTAATCCGCAAATTCTTCGAGGACAGGGGTTTTTTAGAAATAGAAACCCCCGTCCGTTTGCCGGAAATCGCCCCCGAGGCCTACATCACACCGATTAAAAGTGAAGAATGGTTTTTATCCACCTCACCCGAACTGCATATGAAACGGTTGTTAGCCGCCAGATACCAAAAAATTTTCCAATTCGGACGCTGTTTTCGCAAAGGCGAGCGAGGGCGATTGCATAACCCCGAATTTACAATGCTTGAATGGTATTATGCCGATAAAGATTACACGACTATTGTAAAGCAGATTGAAGATTTGATTTCTTACCTTGGCCAAGAGATGGGATTTAGCCAAATCAAATACGGTAGTTCCGTTTTCGATATTGCAACCCCATGGCCCCAAATTACGGTTAAAGACGCCTATTTGAAATTTGCCGGCTGGGACCCCACCACCGAGGTTGACCCGTTAAAATTTGATATCGATATGGCAGAGAAGGTCATACCCGGCTTTGCCAAAGACCGCCCGACCGTCCTTTTGGATTACCCGTCTTATGCTTCCGCACTGGCAAGAATTAAACCCGATAACGCAAAAGTTGCCGAAAGGGCTGAAATATTTTTCGGAGAACTGGAACTTGCTAACATTTACAGCGAACTGATTGATGTTAACGAGCAGAAAATACGGTTTCACGAGGCCATTGAACAAATTGAAAAGGAACAGGGGCAGCGCATGCAAATGCCGCAAAAGTTTATTGATGCGGTGCCTTTTATCCCTCAATGCGGGGGTGTGGCGCTGGGGATTGACCGCCTGGTTATGCTGTTATGTAATGCAGATTCGATTGACCGGGTAATTCCGTTTACATCCGACAGCGCTTAG
- a CDS encoding MarR family transcriptional regulator, which translates to MDSLPDEKEKKFDLILNKLTVFTGEMLSEGHILLESEGNLTMSQLRVLLLLKINHKMNMTQIASALNIHVSTATGLIDRLIVKRYIKRESDCEDRRIIYCTLTEDGFKIADNIWRVVLENAQSLVEFVSSEELDVIGNSIDILQRAWAQRRETLNNA; encoded by the coding sequence ATGGATAGCTTGCCGGATGAAAAAGAGAAAAAATTTGACCTTATTTTAAATAAATTGACCGTATTTACGGGGGAAATGCTTTCGGAAGGTCATATACTGCTTGAGTCCGAAGGTAACCTTACAATGTCGCAGTTACGCGTGCTCCTACTCCTTAAAATCAACCATAAGATGAATATGACCCAGATTGCGTCCGCTCTGAATATCCATGTATCCACCGCTACCGGGTTAATAGACAGGCTGATTGTAAAAAGATACATAAAAAGGGAAAGCGACTGCGAAGACAGAAGAATAATTTATTGTACTCTAACCGAAGACGGATTTAAAATTGCCGATAATATCTGGCGTGTTGTGCTTGAAAATGCTCAGTCGCTGGTGGAGTTTGTTTCATCCGAAGAATTGGATGTTATCGGTAATTCGATTGATATTTTGCAAAGGGCATGGGCTCAAAGAAGAGAAACGTTAAATAATGCCTAA